CGTTCCCGAAGGCCCGGATGCGGAACGTGCGCTCGAGCGTCTTGCCCGTTCCGGCTGCGGTCTGATCTTCGCGACCTCCTTCGGCTTCATGGATGCAACGGTCAAGATCGCCGAAAAATTCCCGGACGTGAAATTCGAACATGCCACCGGCTACAAGACAGCGCCTAACCTCGCGACCTACAACAGCCGATTCTACGAAGGCCGCTACATTCAGGGCCAGATTGCTGCGAAGATTTCGCAGAAGGGCGTCGCCGGCTACATCGCGTCCTTCCCGATCCCGGAAGTCGTCATGGGCATCAACTCGTTCCTGATCGGCGCGCGCTCGGTCAATCCGGACTTCAAGATCAAGGTTGTATGGGCCAACACCTGGTTCGACCCAGGCAAGGAAGCGGATGCTGCCAAGGCGCTGATCGACCAGGGCGTCGATGTAATCACCCAGCACACCGACACGACCGCCCCGATGCAGGTTGCCGCCGAGCGTGGCATCAAGGCTTTCGGTCAGGCTTCCGATATGATCAAGGCTGGCCCGGAAACCCAGCTGACGGCGATCGTCGATACCTGGGGCGCTTACTACATCAAGCGCACGCAGGCCTTCATCGACGGCAAGTGGGAAACCACCTCAAGCTGGGACGGTCTGAAGGACGGCATCCTGACCATGGCGCCCTACACCAACATGCCGGATGACGTGAAGGCGATGGCGACCGAAACCGAAGCCAAGATCAAGTCTGGAGAACTGAAGCCCTTTACCGGCCCGCTGAAGAAGCAGGACGGCAGCGAGTGGCTGGCAGCCGGCGCGTCATCGGATGACGGCACGCTGCTTGGCATGAACTTCTATGTCGAAGGCGTGGATGACAAGCTGCCGCAATAAGGCCTGAAGGCTTTTCTGAAACACGAAAGGGGCGGCTCTCAGAGTCGCCCCTTCCTGCGTTTTCACGGGCTTTAAAAGCATTGAGAAAATATGCTTCTCGGTCACAAATAGCCGTTTACATAAATCATATAGTATGATTTTTTACACCTGCTGCTGAGGAGCAGCGTTCTTTGGGAGGAAATCATGAAATTGAAAAACGCACTCGCGAGTGCCACGATTCTTGCTGCCTGCATGTTCGGTTCGGCGCATGCTGCCGATCTGACCATCGGCTTTTCGCAGATCGGTTCCGAATCCGGCTGGCGTGCGGCGGAAACCACGCTGACCAAGCAGCAGGCCGAAAAGCGCGGCATCGACCTGAAGTTTGCTGACGCACAGCAGAAGCAGGAAAACCAGATCAAGGCGCTTCGCTCGTTCATCGCCCAGGGCGTGGACGCAATCCTGGTCGCCCCGGTCGTTGCAACGGGCTGGGATGAAGTCCTGACCGAAGCCAAGGACGCTGACATTCCGGTCATTCTTCTCGACCGCACCGTCGATTCGTCGAAGGACCTCTACCTGACCGCGGTCACGTCCGACCTCGTCCATGAAGGCAATGTTGCCGGTAAATGGCTGGTTGACAATGTTGCGGGCAAGCCTTGCAACGTTGTCGAGCTTCAGGGCACCACCGGTTCTTCTCCGGCTATCGACCGCAAGAAAGGCTTCGAAGAAGCTCTTGCCGGCCATGATAACCTGAAAATCATCCGCAGCCAGACCGGCGACTTTACCCGCACCAAGGGCAAGGAAGTCATGGAAAGCTTCCTGAAGGCGGAAGATGGCGGCAAGAACATCTGTGCGCTCTACGCCCACAATGACGACATGGCCGTTGGCGCTATCCAGGCGATCAAGGAAGCCGGCCTGAAGCCGGGCAAGGACATCCTCGTCGTTTCGATCGATGCTGTTCCGGACATCTTCCAGGCAATGGCGGCTGGTGAAGCGAACGCGACTGTCGAACTGACCCCAAACATGGCCGGCCCGGCGCTCGACGCGCTCGATGCCTACCTGAAGGACAAGAAGGAGCCACCGAAGTGGATCCAGACGGAATCGAAGCTCTACACGCAGGCTGACGATCCGCAGAAGGTCTACGAAGCCAAGAAGGGTCTCGGTTACTGACCATCGGCAAACGAGCGCCGCGCGAATGCGGCGCTTTGCTGATACTGGAGATGAAGCCGTTTCTGCTTTTCCAATATCTGCAAGCGCCTCAGAATCCGGCAGTTTGCTGCCGGATTTCCTAAATGGTAAGTAATCATTAACCCAGTGCCTGTTGCCCAGGACTGCTTCGGCGGTCTTGGCGTCTTGTGCTACGCCGTGCATGCGCGGTACTGCCTCCGGAAGCCGGAATGATGCAAAGCAATGACGAAATTCTCTCCGCCTCGGGCATAGTCAAACGGTTTCCCGGCGCCATCGCCCTAGACCATGTCAATTTTTCCCTCCGGCGCGGCGAGGTTCACGCGCTGCTTGGTGAAAATGGCGCAG
This genomic stretch from Pararhizobium capsulatum DSM 1112 harbors:
- a CDS encoding BMP family ABC transporter substrate-binding protein, with translation MKKLLFALATTAAVLGFTAAASAQDKAKICFIYVGSKTDGGWTQAHDLGRQELEKALGDKIETQFLENVPEGPDAERALERLARSGCGLIFATSFGFMDATVKIAEKFPDVKFEHATGYKTAPNLATYNSRFYEGRYIQGQIAAKISQKGVAGYIASFPIPEVVMGINSFLIGARSVNPDFKIKVVWANTWFDPGKEADAAKALIDQGVDVITQHTDTTAPMQVAAERGIKAFGQASDMIKAGPETQLTAIVDTWGAYYIKRTQAFIDGKWETTSSWDGLKDGILTMAPYTNMPDDVKAMATETEAKIKSGELKPFTGPLKKQDGSEWLAAGASSDDGTLLGMNFYVEGVDDKLPQ
- the ytfQ gene encoding galactofuranose ABC transporter, galactofuranose-binding protein YtfQ; the protein is MKLKNALASATILAACMFGSAHAADLTIGFSQIGSESGWRAAETTLTKQQAEKRGIDLKFADAQQKQENQIKALRSFIAQGVDAILVAPVVATGWDEVLTEAKDADIPVILLDRTVDSSKDLYLTAVTSDLVHEGNVAGKWLVDNVAGKPCNVVELQGTTGSSPAIDRKKGFEEALAGHDNLKIIRSQTGDFTRTKGKEVMESFLKAEDGGKNICALYAHNDDMAVGAIQAIKEAGLKPGKDILVVSIDAVPDIFQAMAAGEANATVELTPNMAGPALDALDAYLKDKKEPPKWIQTESKLYTQADDPQKVYEAKKGLGY